In Rosa rugosa chromosome 4, drRosRugo1.1, whole genome shotgun sequence, the genomic stretch AACTGGCTTGCTAGATTCTGAACTACTCAGGGTACGTGCCTCAGTTCCAAAACTTTTCTTTGCACTGTCACCTTCATGGCCTTTTGCTTGGCCATTGACGGTTTGTTTCTTCGTCTCAGCCGCAATTCCCTTCACAGTTTCTTCAAGTTTTTCtaatctctctctcacctccgaAAGCTCCGGAACCGatcttgcttctttttctttcgtAGCATTTAGTTCTATTTCTTccactttctcttcttcttgtttcttctttttctgctcCAGTTCCTGGGATGAAAATTTGGTAAGGATTGAGAAACAAATGAAAGGCAACCAAGAAACCGTTGGAAACCATATAACAAGCATGGCATTGATATGGGAAAGCTCATCATGCTTAATAGTTACGCTGTACAAACTTATACATTAAGATGCTTTTACAACAATATACAAAGTTTACAAAATAGTTGCCTGTAGTATATATAATTCATGTATATATGTACATAATGATTCTGGAATGGACTTCGGGGAGTCGCAAAGTTCCCACAACAAGAAAAGAGTAAACACACCATTCACACAGCTCTGCATTTCAGTTGAAGTTTGCAAATCAATATCGACCCCGAGATCAGTCacgtatatatacatatatgtagaTCCACATTGGTTTTCGTCAATTCTGAATATCTCTAGATGCTACTTAAAATTAATGAAATATCTAAAAGAAAAGGTTAGAAAGCTATGAGATAATTGTTTCTCAAAGCTAGTTGAGCTTCTGTGCTACTTTTTTCTTAAATGAATTAATTGTCCAACCTCCCAATTGTCTTCTAGCAAACACAGGTCAAGCAAAGGAGTATCTATCTTTTAGAGAAGTCTAGGAATTTTACTGATATCCACATATATTGGTACATATATGCTCTTATCAAACAAAATGTTATCATATTGTGCCTTTAAAAACACCTCTCAGCCTTTGAATTCAATCACTGAGTGGAAGGTTTCATGATACATGAGTATTGATTATTGAAGGAACAACATAATATTCCTAGAAATGGGGTCAGCATAAGGTAGAAAAACTCAAGTTACAAAATTAATGGGGTGGTAAGCTTGTGCAAATACCCAAAATTAGGTAGCAGTGATGCATGTCAGCTAATTCAATGCTTCATCTTCCCAAAAAATCATCACAAGCTTCTACTATAATTGTACGATATATAATAGTAGAGGCCGATTCAGCAAAAGAGTTTGCATTTGAAACTTGGCAAGTGTCCAAGCGCTAACCTGAGGTGTTTAACGCCCAGTACTATTTAATTTCTTTCATCTACCCCAAACCTGCAAGTAAACATCTAAAACCTATGTCTAATTGGAGATGCTCCAATCTAATTTATAAAACAATCCTGTGGAGACTGGAAATCAAAATCTGGAAAAGACAAAGGTAGTGAAAGTATTATTCAAATATGTATGCTCACATTCACATTTGAACAGTTCGTTTTACATATACACATATGTATGCATGCTAAACAGTCAGGTGGAAAAATCAGTAATAGATCCATTGTAGCGTCTTTCTTAAGGTTGTTTACTAAATTCAAGCAATGGTCTCAGTGCAAATAGCTAAGAGATGGTCTCAGTGCAAATAGCTAAGAGTGAGAGAAAATAAGAGGACAGATAATGATCTATGAAGGAAGAAACACCACATGGCATCCAATCCCTTGAAAGAGCGACTAATGTATATGCACCATTACACAATACGATATCGGGGATTCAGCACAAAGCATAAATGTTTACTTACTGCTTCCATTTTTCTCATATCATAGCGAGCATATTGAGCTACCAGATATACAGCTGTTACAGGAAAATAAGTTTTCAGATAGTAACTTGAAACCATGGGGACAAAACCAAAATATGAAATATCAAGGACATTGACTTACATACCCAAGGAAGGCATACAAGCAAAGAATAGTTGTACCAGATGGAAATCAAGCCTGAGAAGGAAAAGGAGAGGTCTCAGAAACTGAGAGGGATGTAGCAAATATTCACAATGCTAATAATGATTCTTTGGCAAATAAGCTAGAACACACGGGAAATGATTGACAATGTACAAAGGTAACTATGTGTCGACTTTCAATGCGAAAAATAATACCAATAAAACGGCGAATGAATCTTTTGAAATCAGTAtgatgaatccttgaacaacaacaacaacagccaCTGGTTTTAAAGTCAACAATGTTGTATCTTTTAAAGCTTAAACACATGGGCATTGCTCCCTCTATCATATGAAGTCTCTAAATAATGATATGCATGCACAAATAACAACAAAAAGAGCAGAGAAAAGGATAcccaaatttctttttcttgggcGGGTCAGTGAAGAGCATTTTAGCGGCAGTCAAGAAGTCTAGCTTGTCAAGCTTCTTCAACGACTCGTCGTATGTAGTCAGACCATGGGGGGGTTTGGAGCAAAATGGTTGCTTCTGGAATCGGACCCAGGTTTGTCTGCTCCAAAACGTTGCTTGCAATCTTCGGCTGCAGTGGTACATCTCTCACTAAGGGCTAGTTGTTGTGTGATTGGATATGTGGAAGAAATGGCTTAATCTGAGAATCCATCccgatgatgatgatgtctGGGTTGTTGTGTCTGCACAGTCCCCTCTATTTCAAAACTTTGGAAaggaattcaaaatttgaaacacTCTAttccacagagagagagagagagagagaatatgaaGGGTTTCTACAAGCAAAAGAAGAGCACTACCCAAGCAGGGGCAGATCTAGGATTACAAGCTCGGTGGGGCTTGAACTTCTTaacaaaggaagaaaaaaaaaaaattcagccaCAAATGTTGACACTAACCTGAATAATTTAACACATAGCTTCACCAAACCAGTTCTAAAATTTTACACTCAAGTTGGGGACCAATAAATTTTAGTTCCATTG encodes the following:
- the LOC133746095 gene encoding uncharacterized protein LOC133746095, which translates into the protein MYHCSRRLQATFWSRQTWVRFQKQPFCSKPPHGLTTYDESLKKLDKLDFLTAAKMLFTDPPKKKKFGLDFHLVQLFFACMPSLAVYLVAQYARYDMRKMEAELEQKKKKQEEEKVEEIELNATKEKEARSVPELSEVRERLEKLEETVKGIAAETKKQTVNGQAKGHEGDSAKKSFGTEARTLSSSESSKPVEKDPLKQDSVGPRPAASKDRLTAVGTVPNASPEGKIQDGGPSQDAKR